The Microbacterium oleivorans genome contains the following window.
GCGGCGCGGTCGCAGGGATCATCGGTGGCCTGCTCGCGGCGCTCTTGTCGATGGTCGTCGTCGAACCGCATATCGAGTCTGCGATCGCTTACGAGCAGCTTCGTGCCGGTGTCGAGGCTTCCCTCGCGGGCTCCGGTCACGACGACGCCCTCGCCGCCGACGGGCACACCCACACGCACGGCGAGGAGACGGAGATCTCACGCGGTCTGCAGTCCACGGGCGGTGTGCTCCTTTCGGTCGGGCTGTTCGGCTTGGCGGTGGGGATCATCGTCGGTGTCGCCGCGTACGCGCTCGGCCGTTTGCTCCCGGGGTTGGCTGTGCGGTGGCGTTCCGTGGCTGCGGCGGCGCTGACCTTCGTGGCGGGCTACGCAGTGCCGTTCGCGATCTTCCCGACCAACCCTCCCGCGGTGGGTGATCCCGACACGGTGCTCCAGCGCAGCGCGGTGTACTTCGGGATGGTGGCGATCTCGGTGATCGCGATGATGATTGCCGTCGTGGGCGCGCGGTCGCTCGCCCGCCGCCTCGGCTGGTGGTACGGGTCGCTCGCGTCGCTCGTGGGTTACCTGGCTGTGGTCGTGATCGCGGGAGCCGTCATGCCGAGCTACGCCGACCTATCGGGGACGAGCAGCGAAACCCCCGGTCCGCTTCACGATGGCGACGTCATGGTGCTGGACGGCTTTCCCGCAGACGCGCTCGCGGGATTCCGATTGAGCTCTCTGCTCGTCTCGTTCGCGCTGTACGCCATGATCGGGGTCCTGTTGCCGCTCGTCCACACGGCCCTCGCCCGGCGGGCGCAGGTCGCACCGGAGCGCCGCGAGCCCGCACTGCAGGTGGGCTGATCCCGTGGTGGGAGAGCGTGCCACCGTCGACTTCGTCGTCCACGCGATGACGACCGCGCAGCACGAGGCACGTTTTCCCGCACCCGATGATGCGCTCAGTCGTGCCGGCGTTCTCCAGTGCCGGCGCGGCACGCTGTCCCCACCGCCCGGCGGGCTGCTCCTGTCGCCGTCTCGCGCCGCTCGCGAGACGGCGACAGAGCTCGGGTGGCATCAGGCGCCCGAGGAGCCTTTGCTGAGTGATCAGCACGTCGGCGTGTGGCAGGGACGCGCGCTCGAAGAGCTGAATCTCCCGGACATCGTCTCCTGGCGGGCGGGCGCGGCGCCCCCGGAGGGCGAGAGCAGGAACGCGCAGATGCGCCGGGTGGAGGAGTTTCTCCGGCGGCTCGGCCCGGGGCCGACGATCGCGATCGTGCCGCAGACCGTGCTGCGCTGTGCGATGGTGATCGCCCTGGGCGGGGCCGACGAGGCGTTCTGGCGGATCGACGCGGAGCCCCTGTCG
Protein-coding sequences here:
- a CDS encoding CbtA family protein → MSNESRTVISGAVAGIIGGLLAALLSMVVVEPHIESAIAYEQLRAGVEASLAGSGHDDALAADGHTHTHGEETEISRGLQSTGGVLLSVGLFGLAVGIIVGVAAYALGRLLPGLAVRWRSVAAAALTFVAGYAVPFAIFPTNPPAVGDPDTVLQRSAVYFGMVAISVIAMMIAVVGARSLARRLGWWYGSLASLVGYLAVVVIAGAVMPSYADLSGTSSETPGPLHDGDVMVLDGFPADALAGFRLSSLLVSFALYAMIGVLLPLVHTALARRAQVAPERREPALQVG
- a CDS encoding histidine phosphatase family protein, whose translation is MTTAQHEARFPAPDDALSRAGVLQCRRGTLSPPPGGLLLSPSRAARETATELGWHQAPEEPLLSDQHVGVWQGRALEELNLPDIVSWRAGAAPPEGESRNAQMRRVEEFLRRLGPGPTIAIVPQTVLRCAMVIALGGADEAFWRIDAEPLSTLRLRRRARDQYSIHLTPRPVFYA